In Parus major isolate Abel chromosome 3, Parus_major1.1, whole genome shotgun sequence, the following are encoded in one genomic region:
- the ZC3H12D gene encoding probable ribonuclease ZC3H12D: protein MALASSIPSKAAPPHSKKVSAAGVEVHQSKMDFFCKLGYSKQDICKVLENLGQEALEDDVLKELIRMGSKPQALENQAQPSQLKLVARGACSSTAGLKRLGEDESDSSDSLRPIVIDGSNVAMSHGNKEVFSCWGIQLAVDWFRERGHTYIKVFVPLWRKEPPRQDSPIADQHILEELEKQSILVYTPSRKVKGKRVVCYDDRYIVKVAYEKDGVIVSNDHYRDLQNENPEWKWFIEQRLLMYSFVSNRFMPPDDPLGRHGPTLSNFLSKKPVLPERKWQPCPYGKKCTYGNKCKFYHPERQHQAQLSVADELRAKTKVPIAQGKEEERCQRLPYAARGEPAPCDACTEPLREARGCSGPSCYPGRSQGSCSEQTFRAWAGSPGSDLGLEQRLPQAEPLLEEMSAVSIGDTYGCSWSLCPSQDRGVTDSPQPCAGLRHKLFSLHHPQSLEQAGSARRPFQLRALPAAPGGMCGEHGWAQERHGSHSVPAGAQHKQGPESQHAALLQAPALFPDSLPLYGEQQAQQHHCIPSRPPGQPLLSDSSDGTGLFHKALAYPSASYRDYWPTPAARLPSARQLNTHRELCSSYPYGVMSQALALYPSIQDKGTGAPPL from the exons ATGGCACTGGCCAGTTCAATTCCTAGCAAAGCAGCACCACCACACTCCAAAAAAGTTTCTGCAGCAGGGGTGGAAGTGCACCAGAGCAAGATGGATTTTTTCTGCAAGCTGGGCTATAGTAAGCAGGACATCTGCAAAGTGCTGGAGAACCTGGGCCAAGAGGCGCTGGAGGATGATGTGCTGAAAGAGCTGATTCGGATGGGGAGCAAACCTCAGGCTCTGGAGAACCAGGCTCAGCCTTCCCAGCTAAAGCTGGTTGCTCGTGGAGCTTGTAGCAGCACAGCGGGACTGAAGAGGCTTGGAGAAGATGAAAGTGATTCTTCTGATTCCTTGAGACCCATTGTGATCGACGGCAGCAATGTCGCCATGAG TCATGGAAACAAGGAGGTGTTCTCCTGCTGGGGGATCCAGCTGGCGGTGGATTGGTTTAGAGAGAGGGGTCACACTTACATCAAGGTTTTTGTCCCACTCTGGAGAAAGGAACCCCCTCGACAAGACAGCCCCATTGCAG ATCAGCACATTcttgaggagctggaaaagcaatCTATCCTGGTCTACACACCCTCTCGGAAGGTGAAGGGCAAGAGGGTGGTTTGCTATGATGATCGCTACATAGTGAAAGTCGCGTATGAGAAAGACGGAGTCATTGTTTCCAATGACCACTACCGGGATCTCCAAAATGAAAACCCCGAGTGGAAATGGTTTATTGAGCAGCGACTTCTCATGTACTCTTTTGTCAGTAACAG GTTTATGCCTCCCGATGATCCACTAGGCCGGCACGGACCCACCTTAAGTAACTTCCTCAGCAAGAAGCCAGTGCTGCCTGAAAGGAAATGGCAGCCTTGCCCTTATG GTAAAAAATGTACCTATGgcaataaatgcaaattttaccATCCAGAGAGACAACATCAAGCTCAGCTTTCAGTCGCTGATGAGCTCAGGGCCAAAACAAAGGTCCCGATAGcccaggggaaggaggaggagaggtgtCAGCGCTTACCGTACGCAGCCAGAGGAGAGCCTGCACCCTGCGATGCCTGCACAGAACCTCTGCGGGAAgccagaggctgctctgggccTTCCTGCTACCCAGGCAGgtcccaggggagctgctctgagcagacaTTCCGTGCCTGGGCCGGCAGCCCTGGCTCTgacctggggctggagcagcgcTTGCCGCAGGCGGAGCCGCTCCTGGAGGAGATGTCAGCGGTGTCCATCGGTGACACCTACGGCTGCAGCTGGTCCTTGTGCCCCTCCCAGGACCGGGGGGTCACGGACAGCCCTCAGCCCTGCGCTGGCCTCAGGCACAAACTGTTCTCACTTCATCACCctcagagcctggagcaggcCGGCTCAGCCAGGCGCCCTTTCCAGCTCCGAGCGCTCCCAGCTGCGCCAGGCGGGATGTGCGGGGAGCACGGCTGGGCTCAGGAGCGCCACGGGAGCCACTCCGTCCCTGCTGGTGCTCAGCACAAGCAGGGCCCGGAGAGCCAGCAcgctgctctgctgcaggccccagctctgttccctgacAGCCTTCCCCTGTACGGTGAGCAGCAGGCgcagcagcaccactgcatCCCCAGCCGGCCCCCGGGACAGCCCCTTCTGTCAGATTCCAGCGATGGAACGGGCTTATTCCACAAGGCCCTTGCTTACCCCAGTGCCTCTTACAGGGACTACTGGCCCACCCCGGCTGCAAGGCTTCCCTCTGCCCGGCAACTAAACAcacacagggagctgtgctccTCTTATCCCTACGGTGTGATGAGCCAGGCCCTGGCTTTGTACCCCAGTATCCAGGATAaggggactggagcacctcccctATGA